A genomic stretch from Microtus pennsylvanicus isolate mMicPen1 chromosome 9, mMicPen1.hap1, whole genome shotgun sequence includes:
- the LOC142856791 gene encoding von Ebner gland protein 1-like produces MKTLILCFGLGLVAALQAQAFPAAEENIDLTGMWYLKATASDKEIPGLDLRSMSVTPMTITTLEGGNLQVNFTVLIEGRCHEMITVLEKTSVPIKYTAYGGTQELFIIPSAVQDHYIFYWKNNIHGEQFRIVKLVGRDRDLHQEALEDFQNAVKAGGLNTESILIPRQSETCPLGSD; encoded by the exons ATGAAGACCCTGATCCTGTGCTTTGGCCTCGGCCTTGTTGCTGCCCTGCAGGCCCAGGCCTTCCCGGCCGCAGAAGAGAATATAGAT CTGACAGGAATGTGGTATTTGAAAGCTACAGCATCTGACAAGGAAATTCCTGGCCTGGATTTAAGGTCTATGTCTGTGACTCCCATGACCATCACGACCCTGGAAGGGGGCAACCTGCAAGTCAACTTCACTgtcct GATTGAAGGACGATGCCACGAGATGATCACTGTCCTAGAGAAGACATCTGTGCCTATAAAATACACAGCCT ATGGGGGCACTCAGGAGCTCTTCATCATACCATCTGCTGTGCAGGATCACTACATCTTCTACTGGAAAAACAACATACACGGGGAACAATTCCGAATTGTAAAACTCGTGG GCAGAGACCGTGACCTCCACCAGGAGGCACTGGAAGATTTTCAGAATGCTGTGAAGGCTGGAGGCCTCAACACAGAGAGCATCCTCATCCCCAGGCAGAGTG AAACCTGCCCTCTAGGAAGCGATTAG
- the LOC142856793 gene encoding von Ebner gland protein 1-like — protein sequence MKTLILCFGLGLVAALQAQAFPATEENLDLSGTWYLKATASDKEIPGLDLRSMSVTPMTITTLEGGNLQVNFTVLIEGRCEKINIVLEKTSVPKKYTAYGGTQEVYIVPSAVEDHYIFFWINNIQGEHYLIAKLLGRDRDLHQEALKDFQNAVKAGGLNTESILTPRQSETCPLGSD from the exons ATGAAGACCCTGATCCTGTGCTTTGGCCTCGGCCTTGTTGCTGCCCTGCAGGCCCAGGCCTTCCCGGCCACAGAAGAGAATCTAGAT CTGTCAGGAACGTGGTATTTGAAAGCTACAGCATCTGACAAGGAGATTCCTGGCCTGGATTTAAGGTCTATGTCTGTGACTCCCATGACCATCACGACCCTGGAAGGGGGCAACCTGCAAGTCAACTTCACTgtcct GATTGAAGGACGGTGCGAGAAGATAAACATTGTTCTAGAGAAGACATCTGTACCTAAAAAATACACAGCCT ATGGGGGCACTCAGGAGGTCTACATCGTACCATCTGCTGTGGAGGATCACTACATCTTCTTCTGGATAAACAACATACAAGGGGAACATTACCTAATTGCAAAACTCTTGG GCAGAGACCGTGACCTCCACCAGGAAGCCCTGAAAGATTTTCAGAATGCTGTGAAAGCTGGAGGCCTCAACACAGAGAGCATCCTCACCCCCAGGCAGAGTG AAACCTGCCCTCTAGGAAGCGATTAG